The Zavarzinella sp. sequence TTTTTCGCCTACTTGACGGTCAACTTCAGAGATGTCATTCAGTTGATTGAAGTGATTTTCACGATGGCTTTCTTTCTGACGCCTATTATCTATCCGTATGAAGTGCTGATCAACAAAGGTAAATTGTGGCTGGCAGATATCAATCCGGCAGTTGCATTTTTCCGCATGATCCGCGACCCACTGCTTTATGGGCAGTATCCGGAGGCGTATCAGTTTGGGCTGGCAGTGCTGTTCACGGTTTTTTTCTTTAGTGTGGCCATGTGGATGACCATCCGCAACGAAAAGCGGGTTATTTTCCAGTTGTAAGGAGAGCAAACATGGCTAGCAAAGATACCCACGTGCGGCTGGAAGATGTTCACCTGCATTTTCATGTGGCAAGCAAAACTTCGCTGAAGGAATATGTGCTGAAGGGCCTGTTTCTGAAACGAGCCAGCAGCACTCGCGACGTCCACGTGATCCGTGGGGTGTCGCTCGATCTGCGGGAAGGCGATCGGCTGGGAATTATTGGGCACAACGGTGCGGGCAAAAGCACCCTGTTGAAACTCATTGCGGGCGTTTACCCACCCTCTGCCGGTGTGCGGGATGTGCGGGGCAAAATCTGTTCCCTGTTTGAAATTAACCTGGGCTTTGAATACGAGGCCACCGGCTGGGAAAATATTCGCTACCGTGGCTATCTGCAGGGCGAAACCCCCAGCACCATCAGCAGTAAAATCTCTGAAATTGCCGACTTCGCCGAACTGGGCAATTTCATGGATATCCCCATCAAATATTATTCCGCAGGGATGATGATGCGGCTGGCGTTTGGTATCGCCTCGTCGGTGCACCCGGAAATTCTGCTGATTGATGAAGTTCTGGCGGTGGGGGATTTGCAGTTTCAGCAAAAAGCGAAGGCCAAAATGCAGGGCCTGATGGATGAAGCGGGCCTGATGGTGTTGATTTCCCACGACCTGATTACCGTGAAAGACCTGTGTAACAAAGTAATCTGGATGGAGCAGGGCAAAGTAAAGATGTGTGGGGAACCGGAAGAAGTGACGGCTGCCTACCTTCGCGAATCAACTGCCCACCCTACTCCAGTGGGGGCGTATCAGGAACCAGTCGCGGTTGCCCAGGATGGTACCCCACCACCTGCGGAAACTCTTTGATCAGTGCTTTCCAATCCTGATTCAGATGGGGATCGTTGCTGATTTCCGGCAGATCATTCAAATATTGATGTGCCCACTGTACCATCGTCTGGTGGAACGAATCCACATTGCCCGCGTGGTGGCCCTTTTTCCCAAATCTGCGAAAATCTCCATCAAAGGCTGGCCCCACGTGGTACAGTTCGTGCACCACAGTTGCCAGTTGCTGCAATGCGGGCATATTCTGAAAACGTGGTAAGTACACTTCCAGCAAATAGAGAATCCTTACTTTCCCTATCTCCCAGGTAGGGTATCGATAGCGTTGCTCTTTTTTCCACAGATAAGGGGAGCCTTCTTCCCCACGCAGCGGAATCAGACGTGCCATAATTCCGTGGGCAGTTCGCTGTCGTGTGCGGGTAATCCCAAAAATGATTCGTGTGGGATCGATATGGTACAACGCTGGCACGTGCGTGCAGCAGATCAGTGCCAGTGATCGCACCCACGCAGAATAATCAAATGATTCTTTGAGTATTTTGGGCTGTTTTCCCGAACGAAACAGTTGGTGCTGCGTCCGCACCCCTGTTTGACGAATCGCCAGCAGTGGCACATCTGCCCACGTGGGCCAGTTTCGATCTTCCGATGCTTTCTGCCCACTCATCACTTTGACATTTGCTTGATTGTCTTGGCAATTTCCGTTGCCACTTCGGCACGCACGGTGTTGATCGAACCACTTTGGGGCATATGCACACGGTTCGTCAGCAGGATGACCGCAGATTTCGTCGGCCGATCTACCCAGATGCTGGTTCCGGTAAAGCCGGTGTGCCCGAAGCCGCTTTTCTTTTCAAACGCCGTCCCACTTTGGGAAGAATATGCCGAAGAAACGTCCCAGCCATAGGCACGACCAAAAACCTGGCTTTTTGGTTCCAGCATTGCCTCCCAGGTGGTGGATTTCAGGATCTTACCAGTGAAAATCGCCTGCACAAATGTCGCCATGTCGTCTGCGGTGCTGAACAAGCCCGCATGGCCTGCAATCCCACCCATTGCCCAGGCACGTGGGTCATGAACCTCACCACGAATCCATTGTTGATTTCGCTGTGCGGTGGGGGCACATTGCACACGTAGATTTTCTGGCACCAGAAAATGAGTATTTTCTAATTTTAATGGCTGTGCCACGGTCTTTTGGAAGTAGTCTGCCAGATTTTTCCCACTGAGTCGTTCCACCAAGTGGCCCAGTACGATAAACCCAACGTCGCTGTAGACCATTTTTTCGCCCAGTGGGGTTCGCAGTGGCAGTGCGGCAATCTTTCGAAGTGCGGCTTCCTTCCCACCTGCATAATCTGCCAGCGAATTGTCGGCAATCAGCCCACTGCGGTGCTGCAATAAATGAGCAATTGTTAATTTTTCTTTGCCGTTGGCAGCAATTTCTGGCCAATATTTGGCCACCGGATCGGTTAATTGCAACTTCCCTTGTTCCCACAGATGAAAAATGCAGGTCGTGGTAGCAACGGGCTTGGTCAGCGATGCACAATCGAAGATGGTAGCCACGGTCATCGGTTGCTTTTCTGGCTGCAACTGCTTATTTCCAAAGGCTTTACGGTAAACCACCCCCTGATTCAACACCAGCAGCACCGCACCGGGGAACTTCTGGGCTCGAATCGCCTCTTCGATAATCTCCTCTGCCTTTGGGCAGGTGAATGGCTCTTTTGCATTGCTAATTTGGGTAAAACAGGCAAAAAATGCCACCAGGGCCATCGACTTGGAAAGCGGGTTCAGATTCATCGATAACTCCTTATCAAATAATTACTTATGAAAAATATCGTGGGACAGTAGCAGATTTCCGGTTCTCCCCACAAACAGTGGGAGGGGCGCTGCAATTGCAATTCACGCAATTTGCTGGAACCAAAGTCCGATAAAATTGGTCTATGGAAGTCGGGCGACAGTCTGAAGGAGAGACGATTCAATGCCACTGCAGATTTACAACACGTTGGAACGGACAAAAAAGCCTCTGGCGAAAGCACCAGGCGAAAAAGTAACGATGTATGTCTGCGGTCCCACGGTTTACAAACCCAGCCACATCGGCCATATGGTGGGCCCGGTGATTTTTGACACCGTGAAACGCTACCTGCAATACCTGGGCTATCCCGTAGAGTGGGTGGTCAATATCACCGATGTCGACGACAAACTGATTGCCGCAGCCGAGAAGCAGAATACCACCGTGGCAGAACTGGCGGAACGGATGACGGCCGACTACTTCAAATGCCTGCAACAACTGAACGTGACAGGCATCGATCAGTTCCCACGGGCGACGGAATATATCGACAACATGACGGAAGTGATCGGCAAGCTGATTGCGACCGATTTTGCGTACCCCGCTGATGGCGATGTCTATTTCAACGTGGCACAGGATACCGATTACGGCAAACTGTGCGGCTTTGATCCCGAAGAACTGGAAGCGGGCAGCCGCATCGAAGTGGGCACCCGCAAGAAGAATCCGGGCGATTTCGCCTTGTGGAAATGTGCCAAACCGGGCGAGCCCGCCTGGGACAGTCCGTGGGGCAAAGGCCGACCGGGCTGGCACATCGAATGTACCTGCATGGCGATGAAACTGCTGGGCGAAACAATCGACATCCATGGGGGTGGTCTGGATTTGCGTTTCCCCCACCACGAAAACGAGCTGGCTCAGTCGGAAAGCGTTAGTGGCAAACCATTTGCGCGAATCTGGATGCACAACGGCCTGCTGAAAACCGGCAAATCGAAAATGGCAGGGTCCGTGGGGAACGTGCTGAACGTGGCGGACGCTCTCCAGCACGTTTCGGGCGAAGTGCTGCGGTTTTTCATGCTGCAGACGCACTACCGCTCTCCCATTGACCTGGGTGAGTGGGAACCCGGCAAACCCGACGCCGGACCGATCCCACCTGGGCTGGTCTCCGCACGCAAAGGTTACGATACCTTTGTTCGTTTTGCTGAACGCTACCAGCGAATTATCGGAACCAGCTTCTACGACCTGCAACCAGCGACCACCGCGGCAGAACGGGAGAAACTGCCACTGCCGGACGGACTGAAAGAGCATTATGTGCGGTTTCGGGAAGTGATGGACGACGATTTCAACACCGGTGGGGGCACTGCCACAATGTTTGAGCTGGTGACATCACTCAATGCCATGGCCGATGCAAACAAACTGGAAGACCCAGCAAATCGTTCTGCTGTCGCACTGGAAGAATTTCATCAGGGGTCGATACTGCTGAAAGAATTCGGCAACCTGCTGGGCATTTTCCAGCACGCACCCGAAGCGGCCAGCATTGGCGGTGGGGATCAGTTGGTCTCTGGCCTGATGGATCTGCTGATTGAACTGCGGAACAACCTCCGCACGTTGGCAAAGGGGATTACGGATAAAACCGACCCCACCCGCAAGGGACTGTTTGACCAGACCGACATCATCCGCAAGCGACTTGCAGAGATCGGCGTGACACTGGAAGACCGCACCGGCGGCACCACCTGGCGCATTGAAGGGTAAGCTGGTGTATTGACGGGTAAGACCTTATCGGTCATTCCTTCGAGTTATCTGTCCAAATACAACGGCATATTGAAGGATCAGTCAGGAAGCTGATTCGCCGGCATCCACCCCGCCCCTTCCAGCAGGGCAAGGATGGAGAGGCCAGCACGATATCCGTAATAAGTTCCATTGACAGAAGTCAAGTCCGTGTACATTGTGTTGATCCATTGCTGATGCAGAGAATCTGACAATCTGCTTGCAGCCATCAGCCAGCGTTCAGTACCAATATCCAGGTAATTACTTGGTGGATTTGCGACAGTATCGACCTTGTTAAACAAACTCAAGCTAGGATCGATGCCAGCGACAGCAAACAACTGTACTAAATAATGCGGATAGTAATCACTAAAGCCAGTAGAGTAAACGCCATTGCGATTCAACGCCCAGTTGTAGTATTGCCCAGCACTGTTCCAGTAACCACTAAGGCCAAGTTTCACACGGTTCGCACGCTGCAGTGCATCTGCACTTTGGACTTGGTTTCCTAGTTCCTGAAATGTATTGGCGACGGCAGCTAAGCCATTCAGTACTTCATCATTATCCATGAAATATTTAAACTGATCAATCATTCGAGCAGGTATTGTTTTCGGATGGGTATTGATGTAAGTGACCCATTCGGCAGTATGCCCCCATGCCAGTCCATCGGTTTCATCTGTCAGTTCAAGTAGCAAGTTATAACTACGATTGATTGCAATTAGTAGATCTGCCTGTTCTTGCGTAGTCAGTTCGTCATAGCCACCTGCACGGATAAAACGGTCCACAAATTGCAGAAACAATGCTGCAGAACTATCCATTGCATCCATGTAGATCGGGTATTGTGCAGCGTTTGCCTCATCACCTTCGATAGGCGTATAAAGTCGAATTGTTGGATTGGCAACTGTGCCAACGTAATCCAGCCAATATCCATCTTCTTCCTGATTCTGGATCTGCCAACGTAACCAGTCTGCAGCAACCTGCAGTGCATCTGCATCTTGTGTCCATTCGTGGTACGCAAGCATCGCCATCATCGAGTGATTGGCAAAATAAGGTGCAATCCAAATGGAAGCATTTGGATTATTTGCATCAATTTCGACCATGTTGATTGCACCACTGTTTAGCTGGCTATTCTTCAAGTAACCAATTAAACGTGCAATCTCACTTTGATCAATCAAAACAATCCGAATGTCCGCCTCTGAAGAGAGAGAACCATCGCTTACTCTTGCACGCAATGTGAAGATCGATTGATTAGCAAGATTGTGACTAGTATTGTAAGTAACAGTTCCATTGGATGAAATCATGAACACATCGTTCGGATCTCCACTCACTTCTGTAAACGTTAGCGATGCACCAACATCCGGATCTGTTGCTGTTAGCATCCCTACCGTAGTCGAATTGTCTGCATGTATAAACGTTGCTGACTGAAGCGTGGGGGCTTCGTTCACATTATTAATGACAATCACGACCGAAGCGGTACCAACCAGACTCGTTGCATCCGTGGCACTGACGGTCAGATTTCGCTGTGTCAGAGCCTCAAAGTTCAGCAGCGTACCATTCGCAACACGAATCTGCCCTGTAGAGCTGTTGATTGAAAACGCACCGTCACTGTTACCGGTGGTAATTGCATAAGTAATGCCACTACCTTCCGGATCCGTAGCCGAAACTGAACCAACAACAGTATTGTTCGCCGAGTTTTCATTAACACTGAAGTTGTACGTTTCCTGGCTGAAGACCGGGGCTTCGTTCACATTCGTCAAATTGATCGTCATTGTGGCATCGGTCGTGAGAGTTCCGTCTGATACCCGCACCACCACGCTGTACGTGGGTGCGGTTTCAAAGTTAAGAACGGCAGAATTCACACGAATCTGGCCATTGCTCGAATTAATCACAAACGGCGTACCGGTGGTGATCATCGTAAAGGTCAGTGGGGCACTTTCCGGATCGCTGGCAAGCACCGTTCCCACGAGCGTGTTCACGGCACTATTTTCAGACACACTGAAGGTCTGATTCGCCATCACAGGTGGTTCGTTCACATTATTAATTGCAATCATCACAGAAGCAGTGCCGACCTGACTCGTTGCATCGGTGGCACTGACTGTCAGATTTCGCTGTGTCAGAGCCTCAAAGTTCAGCAGCGTACCATTCGCAACACGAATCTGCCCTGTAGAGCTGTTGATTGAAAACGCACCGTCACTGTTGCCTGTGGTAAATGCATAAGTAATGCCAGTACCTTCCGGATCCGTAGCCGAAACTGAACCAACAACAGTATTGTTCACCGAGTTTTCATTGACACTGAAGCTGTACGTGGGCTGGCTGAAGACCGGTGACTCGTTGACATTGGTGACGTTGATCGTCATTGTGGCATCGGTCGTGAGAGTTCCTTCTGATACCCGCACCACCACGTTGTACGTGGGGGTCACTTCGTGGTTCAGCACCGCAGAGTTCACACGAATCTGGCCATTGCTCGAATTGATCACAAACGGCGTACCGGTGGTGATCATCGTAAAAGTCAGTGGGGCACTTTCCGGATCGCTGGCAAGCACCGTACCCACGAGTGTGTTCACGGCACTATTTTCCGGCACACTGAAGGTCTGATTCGCCATCACTGGTGGTTCGTTCACATTATTAATTGCAATCACCACTGAAGCAGTGCCAACCAGGCTCGCGGTATCGGTGGCGCTGACGGTCAGATTTCGCTGTGTCAGAGCCTCAAAGTTCAGCAGCGTACCATTGGCGACAGTAATCTGGCCCGTGGTGGCATTGATTGCAAATGCCCCGTCGCTGTTACCTGCGGTAATGGCATATGTCAGCGCGGTGCCTTCCGGATCGGTGGCAGAAACTGTACCTACAACGGTATTGTTAGTGGCGTTTTCATTCACATTAAAGTTGTACGTGGGCTGGCTGAATACCGGTGGCTCATTCACATCGGTCACATTGATGGTGATGATGCCTGTATCGCTTTTACCGCCAACAACTTCGTTGGCACGTACAGTCAACTGGAAGCTGGGTAGCGTTTCATGGTCAAACAGTGCCGGGTTGGCAACCGTCAGCACACCCGTGGTGGCATCAATTGCTACTTTGCCATCAGCATTCCCACTAATAATGTCGAACGTCCAGGCTTTGGTATCCGGATCGATCGCATCCACCCGACCGATCACCGTATCCACAGGCGAATTTTCCGGCACATTGAATGTCTGGTTGTTTAACAGTGGGGCCTGATTCTGGTAGTTGGGGTTGAAAATCGCCCGCATTGCCAATCGGCCTTCAGTGGCACCATCGTTTACCAGAACTTTCAATTCCAGTCGTTGTTTCACCGCGGGGTGAAGTTCAAATGTCACCACGCCCGTTTCTGGATTTCTGGAAAACGTGGCGGCGGGTGCCATGCCACTGGTGCCGTAAATCAACGCCGGGTTATTGTGGGCGGCACTGCCCAGCGAAGCCACGACGGGACTGCTGGTAATCCCAACGCCGTTCCAGGCTTTGAGGTCGCCATTCGGCATCAAAACGTAATATCCACCCCCCGCTGCATTGCTGCCGTTGGTGCTGAGGAAGTACCATTCCTGTTCACCACGGAAACTGAAAGCAAAGGGGGCTCGTGTCAGGCCGAAACGATCTTTCGCTTCAAATAAGGGATCTCGCACCACGGTGGGGCGGGAAGTGGCAATTGACGCAGGGTTACTGTACGCACCCGTGCCCGCAAGATCCGCTACCGCAGGAAGTTGCAGCGATGTGTTAATCGACAGGCCATCCCACGCATAGAGCTTGCTGTCCGGCATCAGGAAGTAGTAATTCCCACCGACAGGGTTCGAATTATTGGTAGCAGCAAAGAAAAATTCCTGCCTGCCAAAAAAGTTAAACGCATACGGTGGTGCGGTAAGCCCGAACCGCATTTTCACATCGTACAATGGGCCAGTGTTAACGTAAGTAGTTGCTGCAACTGGATTTACTGCACGGTACAACTGCTGAGGATTCAAGCGAACCGTGGGATTGTTGTACGGGGCTTCATCGAAATCTGCTACACGATTGGAAGCCTGAACGGTGCTGACGAACGTCACTCCATCGAAAGCATACAAAGCGTTGTCATTCGCGATCACATAATAACCACCGTTGGCTGCATTGCTGCCGTTGGTGCTTTCAAACCAGAACTCCTGCTGGCCAAAAAAGTTATAAGCGTATGGTGGATTCGTCAGCCCCAGCCTGGTTTTCAGTTCGAACAGGGGTGCGGGTGTCTGCACCACACCAGTGAACTGCCGCAACAGATTATCCCCGTTCGGATCGGTTACGGTGGGCTGTAGGTTAATCACTTCCTGCCCAGGCCCGAATTCAACTGCTGTCGTGCCTGTGATGGTGGGGCGTTGATTTTCCACCTGCAGGTCGAAGGTGCGGCTCTGCTGAATGCCATTTCGCGTGGCAGTCACTTGAATGCTGACATTGCGGGCAAACGAGGGATGAAAATCGACTACCAGTTGCTGACCCACCACCTGAGCAGAAACGCCGGGCACAGTACTGTGCTGGGCGTTGGTGAGCAGGCCGGGGTTCTGATAAACATTCCCCACACCAAGCAGATTGAAATCTACTTCCAGTGGGCTGCTGGCCAGCGAAACGCCATTGTACCGCACCAACTGATTGGTGGGCAGCAGCATAAAGTAGTTGAAACCAGTGGGATTGCTGCCATTGGAGCTAATGAGAAACTTCTCATTAGCTCCAAAATAATTGAAGTAAGTAGCGGTCTGCTTCAGCCCCAGCCGATCGCTGATTTCTGCAAGCAGACTCGTTTGCGTAACCGTGGGCACCTGCGTGGCACCCGTTAGAATTGCTGGATTCTTGTAGATATCGTTCGATTCGGATTGTGAAAACGGATTCGCGTTAAAATCAGCCACGGGTGTGGCATTCAGCGTCGCACGAATGTTGCCCCGCCAGGCATACAGGCGATTGGTGTCAAACAGCAGGTAGTAGCCACCGTTGGCTGCATTGCTGCCGTTGCTCGAAAGAAAATACTTTTCCCCCGCACCGCGGATGTTCTGTGCGTTCACCAGTTCCGGTTGCGTCAGTCCCAATTGCTGTTTCAAGTCAAAAATTGGGTTACTGATGGCAATCTGGTAAGTCGCTGGCAACCCGCCATGCATATCGTTAAGACCATACGATTGCTGCAGCACACCATGATCGATGGTGAATGTCGCGGGGAGACTGCGGTCTTCCAATGGTAGCAGGGAAAGTCGGGCAGAAATGTTGGACATAGGAGGCTCTCTTGATGGACTACAACAGTTATAACAAATCCCCAGGCAAAATCTGACTCAATTTTCTAAAAATTGTGCCAGGAAAATACTCTTCATATTTTCTTCATATTTGTACCACACTTCTTTTGTGGGCTGGCTTCTTGAATAACGCTGCACATGGCCCAAAACGGACACCATATTCACCAGATACGCACCAAATTGGCCGATGTGGGAGGCGATTTCTACCATAACTGTTGCAGTTTTTCAGCCACTTGCTGCTTGAACCGATGAGAATTTAATGAGTTTAATTGAAACGACCGCGACCGAACTGTTGAAACTGCAAGCCAGTGGTGCTGCCAGTTCACTGGATATTACCAAAGCATTTCTGGCACATATCGACCAGCACGAAACTCGCATTCAGGCGTTTATGCACGTCGACCGCGACGGTGCGGTTGCTCAGGCAGAGGCAATCGATGCCAAACGCAAGCAGGGCAAGCAGTTAGGGAAACTGGCCGGCGTGCCGATCGCCATCAAAGATGTGCTGTGTACCCACGGCAAGCCGACTACCTGTTCCAGCAAAATGCTGCAGAACTTTCGCCCCCCGTACAACGCCCACGTGATTGAACGGTTGCAGGCAGAAGATGCGGTGATTATCGGCAAGACCAACATGGACGAATTCGCCATGGGGTCTTCCACCGAAAACAGTGCCTACCACACCACCCGCAATCCGTGGGATACCGACCGCATCCCAGGTGGTAGCTCTGGTGGGTCTGCCGCAGCCGTCGCGGCCTGTTTCGCACCCTTTTCGCTGGGCACCGATACGGGTGGCTCAATTCGTCAACCTGCCAGCCTCTGTGGTATTGTGGGACTGAAACCCACCTACGGGCGAGTTTCGCGATACGGTCTGATTGCATTTGCCAGTTCGCTCGATCAGGTGGGGCCTTTTACCCACGATATAGCCGATTGTGCCCTGCTTACGGAAGTCATTGCAGGCCACGATTCCCGCGACAGTACGTGCGTCTCGCAACCTGTACCACAATATTCCAATACATTCGATCAACCATATCGCAATATTACAATTGGTATTGCCAAGGAATATTTCGCAGGTGGCCTGGATGCCGAAGTGGAACTTGCCGTGCGAGCAGCCCTGCAGGTATACGCACAGCAGGGTGCGACAATTAAAGAAATCTCACTTCCCACAAGTCCTTACGCAGTAGCCACTTACTACATTGTGGCCACCGCAGAGGCTTCCAGTAACCTGGCACGTTACGAGGGGATGCACTACGGCTATCGAACTCCCAGTGCGAAAGCAGAGCACCTGGATCTGATCCAGACCTACAGCCGCACGCGGGCAGAGGGATTTGGCAAAGAAGTCCAGCGACGCATCATGCTGGGCACCTATGTGCTGTCCAGTGGCTATTACGATGCCTACTATCTGAAAGCCTTGAAGGTGCGTCGGCTGATCAAGAACGATTTTGACAAAGCATTTGCGGAATGCGATGTGATTATTGGCCCCACGGCACCTTCGGCAGCGTTTCGCATTGGGGAAAAAACCGCAGACCCACTGGCGATGTACCTATCCGATATTTACACAATCAGTTGTAATCTGGCAGGGATTGCCGGCATGAGCATTCCGTGCGGCTTCACCAGCACCGGCCTGCCAATTGGCTTGCAATTACAGGTGCAGTCGTTTGAAGAAGAAAAACTCATGCGCATCGCACGGATGTACGAGCGTGAGACTCAGTGGCACCTGAAACGCCCAAAACTAACCCCATGAGACCGATCCGATGCGGTTAGGAATCATTTCTGATACGCACGACCAGTTGGAACGCACGCAACGTGCGATAGCCGCACTGTTGGAAGCGGGTGCGACCCATTTTTGCCACTGTGGCGATTTTTGCTGTGGGGAAATTCTGGAACTGTTTTCTCCCCACTCCACGTGGTATGTGTATGGCAATAACGACGACTACATCATCCCACGGTTAATGGAAATCTCGGCAGAATATCCCAATCTGATCAGCCTGCAGTGGGGCGGCATCTTTGAACTGGCAGGAAAACGGATCGGCGTCACTCACGGCCACCTGTTGAAGGAAGTGAAAGCCCTGTTGCAGGCAAAGCCCGATTTTCTGCTCTCGGGACACTCCCACATCGCCAACAGGTGGGAACAGGATGGCGTGCAGCGAATCAACCCAGGGGCCATCTTCCGCGCCCACCCATTTACCGTGGCCGTTCTGGACCTGGAAAGTGGCACCACCGAGCAGATCGTGGTTGGGAAGTAAATCCGCATAACTGATTGTCAGAAAAGACCTTGCAACGATTTCCACAGAATTAAGCCTAATTTTTCATTTTTTGCAAAATATTTCATAGTACGGCACGAAATACAATTTAATTCCCGTTCATCGAGGTGCGTCCATGTTTCTGGCGTCATTAGCTGCGGTCTTTCAAGTTGCCAGTTCCGTTGCGGAAATTGTCAAAGGGGGGCAGTTGTGCGTCAAAGCTGCCCGCTACTGTTATGGCAAAATCTTTAACAATCCTGAAGAAGTTCTCATTTCTAACGCCTTGTCCGCAGATATCGTTGAGGAAGCCCCCAGCACACCTCCGATGGAAGGTCCGTTGGATTTCGAACTGGAAATTCGTCACAAGCAGGAAATCAATCAGGCACTGGCTTCAGATCTGACAGCCCTGGCGATGATGACCGATGAAGAGATTGAAGAGAAAGCCAAAGCGGTGGTCGAAGAACAGTTGCCGGATAAATCACCGGAATTCAAAGAAGAGGTTACCCAGTTTCTGAAGCAGGTGCCAGAACGCATTCGCAACAACTTGAAGCGCCCGGAAGACCCCAGCGGCACCACCGTGCCGATGAACTGGTCAGTCGAACAGCCAGAAGATCTGGAAGGTTTTATTCCGCCGCACTTCCCGAGGATGAAGAAAGGCCAGCAACCGCCGAACAACAATAAATATGTGCTGCTCGAACGCAAAGGAATCGGCGGTTTTGGCGAAGTCTGGATCGCGAAACACACCGATATTGAGAATCGATACAGCGTTTTCAAGTTCTGCCTCGATCCGATCTCCCAGATGCGGTTGTTTAAGCATGAACCCAAAGTCATCAATCAGGTGATGAACGAACTGGATCATCCCAATATTGTGAAACTGGAAAATGTCGATTTCAATCGCGAAGCCCCCTGGTTGCAGTACGAGTACATTTCCGGTGGGGAATTGCATCGCCTGCTGGATAACTGGCCGCAGGACATGGAAGAGCGGGCCCGCAATGCCGTTGCCATCGTGCGGCTATTGGCCGATACGATCGCGGAATGCCACGAACTGGACCCGGCGGTCGTCCATCGCGACTTAAAGCCCAGTAATGTACTGATTGCACCATTAAAGCGCAAACGAACCACGGGCGAACCACAGAACATCCTCGAAGCTCTGAACATCACGCTGAAGATTACCGACTTCGGGATCAGCGAAACGCTGGCCCGCCGATCGATGGAAGATTCACGCTCCACCGTTTCATACATGAAGCAATCGGCAACCATGATTCTGCGGCATGCCCACACCCCTACGTATGCCTCGCCCCAGCAGAAAGAAGCCAACGACCCGCACCCCGCAGATGATGTCCACGCCCTTGGGGTCATTCTGTATCAGTTGTTGATGGGCAGTTTCGATATTGCCCTGGGTGTGGATATGTGGGACGACCTGAAAGA is a genomic window containing:
- a CDS encoding ABC transporter ATP-binding protein, which produces MASKDTHVRLEDVHLHFHVASKTSLKEYVLKGLFLKRASSTRDVHVIRGVSLDLREGDRLGIIGHNGAGKSTLLKLIAGVYPPSAGVRDVRGKICSLFEINLGFEYEATGWENIRYRGYLQGETPSTISSKISEIADFAELGNFMDIPIKYYSAGMMMRLAFGIASSVHPEILLIDEVLAVGDLQFQQKAKAKMQGLMDEAGLMVLISHDLITVKDLCNKVIWMEQGKVKMCGEPEEVTAAYLRESTAHPTPVGAYQEPVAVAQDGTPPPAETL
- the cysS gene encoding cysteine--tRNA ligase — protein: MPLQIYNTLERTKKPLAKAPGEKVTMYVCGPTVYKPSHIGHMVGPVIFDTVKRYLQYLGYPVEWVVNITDVDDKLIAAAEKQNTTVAELAERMTADYFKCLQQLNVTGIDQFPRATEYIDNMTEVIGKLIATDFAYPADGDVYFNVAQDTDYGKLCGFDPEELEAGSRIEVGTRKKNPGDFALWKCAKPGEPAWDSPWGKGRPGWHIECTCMAMKLLGETIDIHGGGLDLRFPHHENELAQSESVSGKPFARIWMHNGLLKTGKSKMAGSVGNVLNVADALQHVSGEVLRFFMLQTHYRSPIDLGEWEPGKPDAGPIPPGLVSARKGYDTFVRFAERYQRIIGTSFYDLQPATTAAEREKLPLPDGLKEHYVRFREVMDDDFNTGGGTATMFELVTSLNAMADANKLEDPANRSAVALEEFHQGSILLKEFGNLLGIFQHAPEAASIGGGDQLVSGLMDLLIELRNNLRTLAKGITDKTDPTRKGLFDQTDIIRKRLAEIGVTLEDRTGGTTWRIEG
- a CDS encoding putative metallopeptidase; this encodes MSGQKASEDRNWPTWADVPLLAIRQTGVRTQHQLFRSGKQPKILKESFDYSAWVRSLALICCTHVPALYHIDPTRIIFGITRTRQRTAHGIMARLIPLRGEEGSPYLWKKEQRYRYPTWEIGKVRILYLLEVYLPRFQNMPALQQLATVVHELYHVGPAFDGDFRRFGKKGHHAGNVDSFHQTMVQWAHQYLNDLPEISNDPHLNQDWKALIKEFPQVVGYHPGQPRLVPDTPPLE
- a CDS encoding serine hydrolase domain-containing protein, with translation MNLNPLSKSMALVAFFACFTQISNAKEPFTCPKAEEIIEEAIRAQKFPGAVLLVLNQGVVYRKAFGNKQLQPEKQPMTVATIFDCASLTKPVATTTCIFHLWEQGKLQLTDPVAKYWPEIAANGKEKLTIAHLLQHRSGLIADNSLADYAGGKEAALRKIAALPLRTPLGEKMVYSDVGFIVLGHLVERLSGKNLADYFQKTVAQPLKLENTHFLVPENLRVQCAPTAQRNQQWIRGEVHDPRAWAMGGIAGHAGLFSTADDMATFVQAIFTGKILKSTTWEAMLEPKSQVFGRAYGWDVSSAYSSQSGTAFEKKSGFGHTGFTGTSIWVDRPTKSAVILLTNRVHMPQSGSINTVRAEVATEIAKTIKQMSK